From a region of the Thiorhodovibrio winogradskyi genome:
- the egtD gene encoding L-histidine N(alpha)-methyltransferase encodes MNVSFFDDHPKPADIRAEVLRGLALPEKRIPPKFFYDEPGSRLFDAICELPEYYPTRTEIGILRQYGGEMAELLGHDVVLIELGSGSSLKIRTLLEALRPRVYIPVDISREHLLRSAESLAAAFPEIEVRAACADYSRPFHLPLSEADQPRAAFFPGSSVGNFEPADAEAFLRRVGDFLGPGGHLLIGVDLRKSEDILHSAYNDAAGVTAAFNLNLLTRINRELEGSFDPAAFHHSAFFNPHDSRIEMHLVSNAPQDVLVAGETFRFSEGESIHTECSYKYGIDDFHALARRAGFESVRVWTDDAQLFSVHGLRRQED; translated from the coding sequence ATGAATGTCAGCTTTTTCGACGACCATCCCAAACCCGCGGACATTCGCGCCGAGGTCCTGAGGGGACTTGCGCTGCCTGAAAAGCGCATTCCGCCCAAGTTCTTTTACGACGAGCCGGGCTCGCGGCTGTTCGACGCCATCTGCGAGCTGCCCGAGTATTATCCGACGCGCACCGAGATCGGCATTCTGCGCCAATACGGCGGTGAGATGGCCGAGCTGCTCGGTCATGACGTCGTCCTGATCGAGCTAGGCAGCGGCAGCAGCCTGAAAATCCGCACCTTGCTTGAGGCGCTGCGCCCGCGTGTTTACATCCCGGTCGACATCTCGCGCGAGCATCTGCTGCGCTCGGCCGAGAGCCTGGCCGCCGCCTTCCCGGAGATCGAGGTCCGCGCCGCCTGCGCCGACTATTCGCGCCCCTTCCACCTGCCGCTCAGCGAGGCAGATCAGCCGCGCGCGGCCTTCTTTCCCGGCTCCTCGGTCGGCAACTTCGAGCCCGCCGATGCCGAGGCCTTTCTGCGCCGGGTCGGTGACTTCCTGGGGCCCGGCGGTCATTTGCTGATCGGCGTCGATCTGCGCAAGTCCGAGGACATTCTTCATTCCGCCTACAATGACGCGGCCGGGGTGACCGCTGCCTTCAACCTGAATCTGCTCACCCGCATCAACCGCGAACTCGAGGGCAGCTTCGACCCCGCTGCCTTTCACCATAGCGCCTTCTTCAATCCGCACGACAGTCGCATCGAAATGCACCTGGTCAGCAACGCGCCCCAAGACGTCCTGGTCGCGGGTGAAACCTTCCGCTTCAGCGAAGGCGAGAGCATCCATACTGAGTGCTCCTACAAGTACGGCATCGATGATTTTCACGCCCTGGCAAGACGCGCCGGCTTCG
- the egtB gene encoding ergothioneine biosynthesis protein EgtB, which yields MHTVAHPTREQLAHSYLLVRSFSEQLCEPLAIEDYGLQTAVEASPPKWHIAHVSWFFENFLLRPLLPGYQVFHARFDHLFNSYYEQTESGFWPRAKRGLLSRPTVAEVYDYRKHVDQAMQALITECDESDWPLALERILIGLNHEQQHQELLLTDIKHHLALNPLRPAYRADLDISAPEQAVPLTFTTLEGGMTEIGATGDGFSYDNEHPRHQTWLAPYRLANRLVTNSEYLEFIEDGAYTNPAIWLSDAWTVIKQQGWQAPLYWEKIDGAWHEMTLAGLISLRPALPVCHLSYYEAEAYARWTGKRLPSEAEWEHAAASRPIAGEFADAGRLHPRAADVGALSQLYGDCWEWTGSAYLPYPGYRPAAGAIGEYNGKFMCNQMVLRGGSCATSGDHLRPSYRNFFYPHERWQFSSLRLADGVDGGTTSDDLGTTQGRSA from the coding sequence ATGCACACAGTCGCCCATCCCACACGCGAGCAACTCGCGCACTCGTACCTGCTGGTCCGCTCCTTTTCCGAGCAGCTTTGCGAACCCCTGGCCATCGAGGACTACGGACTGCAAACCGCGGTCGAGGCCAGCCCACCGAAATGGCACATTGCCCATGTGTCCTGGTTCTTCGAGAACTTTCTGCTCCGTCCGCTGCTGCCCGGCTATCAGGTGTTTCATGCGCGCTTCGATCACCTGTTCAACTCCTACTACGAGCAGACCGAGAGCGGCTTCTGGCCACGCGCCAAACGCGGACTACTCTCCCGCCCGACAGTGGCGGAGGTCTATGACTATCGCAAGCACGTCGATCAAGCGATGCAAGCATTGATCACTGAGTGCGACGAGAGCGACTGGCCACTGGCGCTGGAGCGCATCCTGATCGGCCTGAATCACGAGCAGCAACATCAAGAACTGCTGCTAACGGACATCAAGCACCACCTGGCCTTAAACCCCCTTCGTCCAGCCTACCGTGCCGATCTCGACATCAGCGCGCCCGAGCAGGCGGTACCCCTGACCTTCACCACCCTCGAGGGTGGCATGACCGAGATTGGTGCCACCGGCGATGGCTTCTCTTACGACAACGAGCACCCACGCCACCAGACTTGGCTCGCGCCCTATCGGCTTGCCAATCGCCTCGTCACCAATAGCGAGTATCTCGAGTTCATCGAGGATGGCGCTTACACCAATCCCGCCATTTGGCTATCCGACGCCTGGACAGTGATCAAGCAACAGGGCTGGCAAGCACCGCTTTACTGGGAAAAAATCGACGGCGCCTGGCACGAGATGACCCTGGCTGGTCTGATATCCCTGCGCCCGGCCCTGCCCGTCTGTCATCTGAGCTACTACGAGGCCGAGGCCTATGCGCGCTGGACCGGCAAACGCCTGCCAAGCGAGGCCGAATGGGAGCATGCCGCGGCCAGCCGGCCAATCGCCGGCGAGTTTGCCGACGCCGGACGTCTGCATCCACGCGCTGCCGATGTGGGCGCGCTCAGCCAGCTCTATGGCGACTGTTGGGAATGGACCGGCTCGGCCTATCTGCCCTATCCCGGCTATCGCCCAGCCGCCGGTGCCATCGGCGAGTACAACGGCAAGTTCATGTGCAATCAGATGGTGCTGCGCGGCGGCTCCTGCGCCACCTCAGGCGATCACCTGCGCCCGAGCTATCGCAACTTTTTCTACCCCCACGAACGTTGGCAGTTCAGCAGTCTACGCCTGGCCGATGGCGTCGATGGAGGCACCACTTCGGACGATCTTGGAACAACCCAAGGAAGGTCGGCATGA
- the trkA gene encoding Trk system potassium transporter TrkA: protein MKIIILGAGQVGSSVAANLVNEANDITVVDLDPIRLRELQDRFDLRTLEGHGAHPDVLTRAGAEDADMIIAVTNSDETNMVACQVAYTLFHTPTKIARVRAPSFLEQEKLFDGSAFPIDVRISPEQLVTDYVMRLIEHPGALQVTDFAEGRVRLVAVRAYYGGPLVGHELRTLRDHMPHIESRVAAIYRQDRAIHPEGDTVIEADDEVFFIAAPKHIRSVMSELRRLEKPYKRLIFAGGGNIGTRLARALEPHYRVKVIERDLARCRQIAETLERTIVLHGDAADEELLLEENVADTDVFCAVTNDDEANILSAMLAKRLGARKAMALINRPAYVDLVQSGPIDIAISPQQATIGSLLRHVRRGDVVMVHSLRRGVAEGIEAIAHGDANSSKVVGRPIEDIRLPKGTTIGAIVRGNQVLIAHHDLVIESDDHVILFIQDRQRVPEVEKLFQVGVTFF, encoded by the coding sequence GTGAAAATCATCATCCTAGGCGCCGGCCAGGTCGGCAGCTCGGTCGCGGCCAATCTGGTCAACGAAGCGAACGACATCACAGTGGTCGACCTCGACCCCATCCGCCTGCGCGAACTGCAGGATCGCTTCGACCTGCGCACCCTTGAGGGTCATGGCGCCCATCCGGACGTGCTCACGCGCGCCGGCGCGGAGGATGCCGACATGATCATCGCCGTCACCAACAGCGACGAAACCAACATGGTCGCCTGCCAGGTGGCCTATACACTCTTTCACACACCCACCAAGATTGCCCGGGTGCGCGCGCCAAGTTTTTTGGAGCAGGAAAAGCTTTTCGACGGCAGCGCCTTTCCCATCGATGTGCGCATTAGCCCGGAACAGCTGGTCACTGACTATGTGATGCGCTTGATCGAACACCCGGGCGCTCTGCAGGTGACGGATTTCGCCGAGGGGCGCGTGCGCCTGGTCGCGGTACGCGCCTACTACGGAGGCCCACTGGTCGGTCACGAGCTGCGCACGCTGCGCGATCACATGCCGCATATCGAGAGCCGAGTTGCCGCCATCTACCGCCAGGACAGGGCCATTCATCCCGAAGGCGACACAGTGATCGAGGCCGATGACGAGGTCTTTTTCATCGCCGCGCCCAAGCACATCCGCTCGGTGATGAGCGAGCTCAGACGGCTGGAAAAGCCCTACAAACGCCTGATCTTTGCCGGCGGCGGGAACATTGGCACACGGCTCGCACGTGCACTCGAGCCGCACTACCGCGTCAAGGTCATTGAGCGCGACCTCGCCCGCTGCCGCCAGATTGCCGAAACACTAGAGCGCACCATTGTGCTGCATGGCGACGCGGCCGATGAAGAGCTGCTGCTGGAGGAGAACGTCGCCGATACCGATGTATTCTGCGCAGTGACCAACGACGACGAGGCCAATATCCTCTCCGCCATGCTTGCCAAGCGCCTGGGCGCGCGCAAGGCCATGGCGCTGATCAACCGCCCGGCCTATGTGGATCTGGTGCAAAGCGGCCCCATCGACATCGCCATCTCTCCGCAGCAAGCCACCATTGGCAGCCTGCTGCGCCACGTGCGCCGTGGCGACGTGGTCATGGTCCACTCGCTCCGCCGCGGGGTAGCTGAAGGCATCGAGGCCATTGCCCATGGGGACGCCAACTCAAGCAAAGTTGTCGGCCGCCCAATCGAAGACATCCGCCTACCCAAGGGCACCACCATCGGCGCCATCGTGCGCGGTAACCAGGTGCTGATTGCCCACCACGACCTAGTCATCGAATCCGACGATCACGTCATTCTGTTCATTCAGGATCGCCAGCGCGTTCCCGAGGTCGAAAAGCTGTTTCAGGTGGGCGTTACCTTTTTCTAA
- a CDS encoding sigma-54-dependent transcriptional regulator yields the protein MSAHHIFVVDDEPDIRETVKDILEDEGFVVIAAENAEAARHALRERRPDLMLLDIWMPDLDGISLLKEWAEDGDGLPCPIIMMSGHGTVETAVEATRLGAYDFLEKPLSMAKLLLTVERALEADKLVKENVGLRRRTPLVHEPVGRSAVMQRLREQVKRIAQHDTWVLITGEPGSGRETFARFLHSQSGRKERPFVDLGTSALTRGNAARELFGSEENGRIHYGSLEQAAGGTLLLDEVADMDLEAQGQLLGALDTGSFLRVAGSEPVPIDVRIVAATQRDLKEDVQSGHFREDLFYHLNVVPLHIPPLREHPEDIPDLLNHYVDFFAAHEKLSYRRFSVGAQNFLRNYSWPGNIRELKNLVQRLLILGAGDEITLSEVEAALGNTPVVSVQPVEGMVSFDQPLRQARELFEKAYLDYQLEKHNGNVSKMAKEAGMERTHLYRKLRSLGIEIKERR from the coding sequence ATGAGCGCGCACCACATTTTTGTTGTCGACGACGAGCCCGATATCCGCGAGACGGTCAAGGACATTCTTGAGGATGAAGGCTTTGTCGTCATCGCCGCCGAGAATGCCGAGGCCGCCCGTCACGCGCTGCGCGAGCGCCGCCCGGACCTCATGCTGCTCGACATCTGGATGCCCGATCTCGACGGCATCAGCCTACTGAAGGAATGGGCCGAGGACGGCGATGGCCTGCCCTGCCCCATCATCATGATGTCCGGCCACGGCACCGTGGAGACGGCGGTCGAGGCCACCCGACTCGGCGCCTATGACTTCCTGGAAAAGCCGCTGTCCATGGCCAAGCTGCTACTCACCGTGGAGCGCGCGCTCGAGGCCGACAAGCTGGTCAAAGAAAACGTCGGTCTGCGCCGACGCACGCCCCTGGTGCACGAGCCTGTCGGACGCTCGGCCGTCATGCAACGCCTGCGCGAGCAGGTCAAGCGCATCGCCCAACACGACACCTGGGTACTCATCACCGGCGAGCCCGGCTCCGGGCGCGAGACCTTCGCGCGCTTCTTGCACTCCCAGAGCGGGCGCAAGGAACGCCCCTTTGTCGATTTGGGTACCTCGGCCCTCACCCGCGGCAATGCCGCGCGCGAACTCTTCGGCAGCGAGGAAAACGGGCGCATTCACTATGGCAGCCTGGAACAGGCCGCGGGTGGCACCCTGCTCCTTGACGAGGTGGCCGACATGGACCTTGAAGCCCAGGGACAGTTGCTCGGCGCGCTCGATACCGGTTCCTTTCTGCGCGTCGCCGGCAGCGAGCCGGTCCCCATCGATGTGCGCATTGTTGCCGCCACTCAACGCGATCTCAAGGAAGATGTCCAGTCCGGCCATTTTCGCGAGGATCTTTTCTATCATCTCAATGTCGTTCCACTACACATCCCACCGCTGCGCGAACATCCGGAAGACATCCCCGACCTGCTCAACCACTATGTCGATTTCTTTGCCGCGCATGAAAAACTCAGCTACCGCCGCTTTAGCGTTGGCGCGCAAAATTTTTTACGCAACTACAGCTGGCCCGGCAATATCCGCGAACTGAAAAACCTAGTTCAGCGGCTACTCATCCTCGGCGCCGGTGATGAAATCACCTTAAGCGAGGTTGAAGCCGCGCTAGGCAACACGCCCGTTGTCTCAGTCCAACCAGTCGAGGGCATGGTCTCCTTCGACCAGCCATTGCGCCAGGCACGCGAGTTGTTCGAGAAAGCCTACCTCGACTACCAACTCGAAAAGCACAACGGCAATGTCAGCAAAATGGCCAAGGAGGCCGGCATGGAGCGCACCCATCTGTACCGTAAACTGCGCTCGCTGGGCATCGAGATCAAGGAGCGGCGGTGA
- a CDS encoding ATP-binding protein, translated as MARKRPRLIPTGTIGIGALLLVLLVALDLMSNAVQNSESLSRIFVPLLFLVLIGLMVLAVTVVVSIIRLIGGYRRQAAGSRLTARMLALFALISLLPVGVVYYYSLGFLLRGIDSWFDVEIDQAMENAITLNQASLDLNQRVMMRYATQLLAGIEDRSTTALTLSLGQLRRQAGAQELTVFDASGKVMGTANDDPIQLVPDQPERKLMQSVRAGEDYVGLETTQDNQLQIRVLVNDPRARPLILQAIFPTSARISELAAQLEDAYNRYTELSYLRKSLKFSFSLTLSLVLVFGLMAALLAAFRTARRLVAPIADIARGTRAVASGDYDQQLPLPTHDDELAFLVSSFNAMTQRVAQARDAAARSQQEVEEQRAYLQTVLGRLSSGVLAFDQELRLTTSNPAARRILRLGPPLEDSPSLDELESRHPWLGHWAETLRRQFTKTADWREQVTLFGGEGRQVLMCRGSRLPVSGTEASGYVLVFDDITELIRAQRDAAWAEVARRLAHEIKNPLTPIQLSAERLRHKLLKKLDEQDARIVDRSTTTIVAQVEAMKAMVNDFSSYARSPEIQHEPFEIDALIRDVLELYRGGAAPIEAQLQATGARIRGDSKRLRQVMHNLLKNAIEALETTAEPRIIVRSSIRHDLENPAVMIDVEDNGEGFHQDLLENAFEPYVTSKTKGTGLGLAIVKKIIEEHGGIIVAQNTPQGARIRAQIPVWREPGPREAPVSNASPSAATSAPSTQKAAAPAQSPTPASIAAPPPTSAETP; from the coding sequence ATGGCCCGCAAGCGCCCACGCCTGATTCCAACCGGCACCATCGGTATCGGCGCCCTGCTGCTGGTGCTGCTGGTGGCGCTCGACCTGATGAGCAACGCGGTCCAGAACTCCGAGAGCCTGAGCCGCATTTTCGTGCCTCTGCTGTTTCTGGTTCTAATCGGGCTCATGGTGCTGGCCGTCACCGTGGTGGTCAGCATTATCCGCTTGATCGGGGGCTATCGCCGCCAAGCCGCAGGCTCGCGTCTGACCGCGCGCATGCTGGCGCTCTTTGCCCTCATCTCCCTGCTGCCGGTCGGGGTGGTTTATTACTACTCCCTCGGCTTTCTGCTGCGCGGCATTGACAGCTGGTTCGATGTCGAGATCGACCAGGCGATGGAGAACGCCATCACGCTCAATCAAGCCTCGCTTGATCTCAACCAGCGGGTGATGATGCGCTATGCGACGCAATTACTCGCCGGCATTGAGGATCGCTCGACCACGGCGCTGACGCTGTCGCTTGGGCAATTACGCCGCCAGGCCGGCGCCCAGGAGCTGACCGTCTTTGATGCCTCGGGCAAGGTCATGGGCACCGCCAATGACGATCCGATCCAGCTGGTGCCGGATCAGCCCGAGCGCAAGCTGATGCAAAGCGTTCGCGCGGGCGAGGACTATGTCGGACTCGAGACGACCCAGGACAATCAACTCCAAATCCGCGTGCTGGTCAACGATCCCCGCGCCCGTCCCCTGATTCTGCAGGCCATTTTCCCCACCTCCGCGCGCATCAGCGAACTAGCCGCGCAGCTCGAGGACGCTTATAACCGCTACACCGAGCTGTCCTATCTGCGCAAATCGCTGAAATTCAGCTTTTCCCTGACGCTCTCCCTGGTGCTGGTGTTCGGCCTGATGGCGGCGCTGCTGGCGGCTTTTCGCACCGCGCGGCGGCTGGTGGCACCCATCGCCGATATCGCGCGTGGGACCCGGGCAGTCGCCTCGGGCGACTACGACCAGCAACTCCCCCTGCCCACGCATGATGATGAACTTGCCTTTCTGGTTTCGTCCTTCAACGCCATGACCCAAAGGGTGGCACAGGCACGCGATGCCGCCGCCCGCAGCCAACAGGAGGTGGAAGAGCAACGCGCCTATCTGCAAACTGTCTTGGGGCGCCTGTCCTCGGGCGTGCTGGCGTTCGATCAGGAACTCCGTCTCACCACCAGCAACCCGGCCGCTCGGCGGATTCTGCGCCTGGGGCCGCCGCTCGAGGACTCGCCATCGCTTGATGAGCTCGAATCCCGGCACCCCTGGCTCGGTCACTGGGCGGAGACCCTGAGACGGCAGTTCACCAAGACGGCCGATTGGCGCGAGCAAGTGACCCTCTTCGGTGGCGAGGGGCGCCAGGTGCTGATGTGCCGCGGCAGCCGGCTGCCGGTCTCTGGCACCGAGGCAAGCGGCTATGTGCTGGTGTTCGACGACATCACCGAACTCATCCGCGCCCAGCGCGATGCCGCCTGGGCCGAAGTGGCGAGACGTCTGGCTCATGAAATCAAGAATCCGCTCACCCCGATCCAGCTCTCGGCCGAGCGCCTGCGCCACAAACTGCTGAAAAAACTCGACGAACAAGATGCCCGCATCGTTGACCGCTCAACCACCACTATCGTGGCACAGGTCGAGGCCATGAAGGCCATGGTGAACGACTTCAGCAGCTACGCGCGTTCCCCAGAGATTCAGCACGAGCCCTTCGAGATCGATGCGCTCATCCGCGATGTCCTCGAACTCTATCGCGGCGGGGCCGCGCCCATTGAGGCACAACTCCAAGCAACGGGGGCGCGCATTCGCGGTGATTCCAAACGCTTGCGACAGGTCATGCACAATCTGCTCAAAAACGCGATCGAGGCACTGGAAACCACCGCGGAGCCTCGGATCATAGTGCGCTCCAGCATTCGCCATGACCTTGAGAATCCCGCCGTCATGATTGATGTCGAGGATAATGGCGAAGGATTTCACCAAGACCTGCTGGAAAACGCCTTCGAGCCCTATGTCACCAGCAAGACCAAGGGCACCGGCCTCGGACTGGCAATCGTCAAGAAGATCATCGAGGAACATGGCGGTATCATTGTGGCGCAGAATACGCCGCAAGGCGCACGAATCCGCGCCCAGATTCCAGTGTGGCGGGAGCCGGGACCGCGCGAGGCCCCGGTCTCAAACGCCAGCCCCAGCGCGGCAACATCCGCCCCCTCCACCCAAAAAGCCGCCGCGCCGGCCCAGTCACCAACACCTGCTTCAATCGCGGCACCACCGCCAACGTCCGCGGAGACACCATGA
- a CDS encoding DUF4390 domain-containing protein: protein MQTPLASTRANRNRARARGQKRPIIHLLIRALVLLSVFSALSAPIPASADFKVLEASTRLEDDHFMLDARIDYRFSDKALEALSNGVPLTLVVHVRVRPDKARLWTDSLVDQSFRYRIRFKPLSESYLVTQLPGTDGRSYVSRDAAIDALGDIRDLHLLDRGRLEPGIDYQVQIRVSLDVERLPLPLRPTAYLHPAWKQASDWTRWPLRP from the coding sequence ATGCAGACCCCTTTGGCTAGCACCCGCGCGAACCGGAATCGCGCCCGCGCTCGTGGGCAAAAGCGGCCAATCATCCACCTGCTCATCCGAGCGCTTGTCCTGCTAAGCGTCTTCTCCGCGCTCAGCGCGCCTATCCCCGCCAGCGCCGATTTCAAAGTGCTCGAGGCCAGCACCCGGCTCGAGGACGACCATTTCATGCTCGACGCCCGCATTGATTATCGGTTTAGCGACAAGGCGCTCGAAGCACTCAGCAATGGCGTGCCCCTGACCCTGGTCGTGCATGTGCGCGTGCGCCCGGACAAGGCCAGGCTCTGGACCGACAGTCTGGTCGATCAGTCTTTCCGCTACCGCATCCGCTTCAAGCCGCTGTCGGAGTCCTATCTGGTCACCCAACTGCCCGGCACCGACGGGCGCAGCTATGTCAGCCGCGACGCGGCCATTGATGCCCTGGGTGACATCCGCGATCTCCACCTGCTTGATCGCGGCCGCCTGGAGCCTGGCATCGACTACCAGGTACAGATTCGCGTCTCGCTCGATGTCGAACGCCTGCCGCTGCCACTGCGGCCCACGGCCTATCTGCATCCTGCCTGGAAGCAGGCCAGCGACTGGACGCGCTGGCCGCTGCGGCCCTGA
- the rsmB gene encoding 16S rRNA (cytosine(967)-C(5))-methyltransferase RsmB, with protein sequence MPGRFMARALAKPTTTSTRPRRPQHPEPATTPGAPVRAAAAQVLTQVLAQGRSLTAALAAHEEHACAQESLPARDLPLLRELCFGVLRALPRLDALIDILLRHPLKARDQDLRCLLRLGLYQLDALALPEHAAVSATVGASANLDKPWARGLLNATLRRFVRERAELCARIEQEETARTLFPPWLLGRLRTAWPDHWRELVAASNARAPMFLRVNRLRTTTESYRAHLHAAGIEASLLDGYPDGLQLQVPMPVSLLPGFREGLVSVQDAGAQRAAALLGAEPGQRVLDACAAPGNKSAHLQELTGNQLQLTALEKDKARLQSLAANLGRLHLHADIRQADATKPCGNWAEQRYDRILLDAPCSGTGVIRRHPDIKWLRRDQDIAALADTQARLLDTLWPLLKPQGRLLYVTCSLLPEENTQQIAAFLTRHPDARETKIPADWGLECPCGRQLPPSADGGDGFFFAQLVRE encoded by the coding sequence ATGCCAGGCAGATTCATGGCGCGCGCCTTGGCTAAGCCGACAACCACCAGTACCCGTCCCCGTCGCCCACAGCATCCCGAGCCCGCAACCACCCCGGGGGCGCCAGTGCGGGCCGCGGCTGCCCAGGTCCTGACCCAGGTTCTGGCACAGGGACGCTCGCTGACCGCTGCCCTGGCAGCCCATGAGGAGCATGCGTGCGCCCAGGAGTCGCTGCCAGCGCGCGACCTGCCACTGCTGCGGGAACTCTGCTTTGGCGTCCTGCGCGCCCTGCCGCGCCTCGACGCCCTGATCGACATCCTCTTGCGACATCCGCTCAAAGCGCGCGATCAGGACCTGCGCTGCCTGCTGCGCCTTGGGCTCTATCAGCTCGACGCCCTCGCACTGCCCGAACATGCCGCGGTTTCGGCCACGGTCGGGGCCAGCGCCAACTTGGACAAGCCTTGGGCGCGCGGACTTCTCAACGCCACCCTGAGGCGCTTTGTGCGCGAACGCGCCGAGCTTTGCGCGCGCATCGAACAGGAGGAGACAGCCCGCACCCTCTTCCCCCCCTGGCTGCTCGGGCGCCTGCGCACGGCCTGGCCCGACCATTGGCGAGAGCTGGTCGCGGCCAGCAACGCCCGGGCGCCCATGTTCTTGCGCGTGAACCGCCTGCGCACCACGACGGAAAGCTATCGCGCGCACCTCCACGCGGCAGGCATCGAGGCCTCCCTGCTCGATGGCTACCCAGACGGACTCCAATTGCAGGTCCCCATGCCGGTCAGTCTATTGCCCGGCTTTCGCGAGGGGCTGGTGTCGGTGCAGGATGCCGGGGCTCAGCGAGCCGCGGCCCTGCTTGGCGCTGAACCCGGCCAAAGGGTGCTGGACGCTTGCGCGGCGCCCGGCAACAAGAGCGCGCACCTGCAAGAACTCACCGGCAATCAACTGCAACTCACCGCGCTGGAGAAGGACAAGGCGCGTCTGCAAAGCCTGGCCGCCAACCTAGGGCGCCTGCACTTGCACGCTGACATCCGCCAGGCCGACGCCACCAAGCCTTGCGGCAACTGGGCCGAACAGCGCTATGACCGCATTCTGCTCGACGCGCCCTGCTCCGGCACCGGAGTCATTCGCCGCCATCCGGATATCAAGTGGCTCAGGCGCGATCAGGATATCGCCGCATTGGCCGACACCCAGGCACGGCTGCTCGATACCCTCTGGCCGCTGCTCAAGCCCCAAGGACGGCTGCTCTATGTGACATGTTCCCTGTTACCAGAAGAAAATACGCAGCAAATCGCCGCTTTTTTGACGCGACATCCCGATGCCCGGGAAACTAAAATCCCCGCCGACTGGGGCCTGGAATGCCCATGTGGCCGCCAACTCCCGCCTAGCGCCGATGGCGGTGACGGATTCTTCTTCGCCCAACTGGTCAGGGAATGA
- the fmt gene encoding methionyl-tRNA formyltransferase, whose translation MPSSHPPLLFAGTPEFAVPALKALLAAGYPIAAVYTQPDRPAGRGRKPRPSPVKEAALAAGLTVEQPSTLKDQTVLEHLSGHGAALMVVIAYGLLLPRAVLEAPRLGCLNIHASLLPRWRGAAPIQRAILAGDSRTGVELMRMDAGLDTGPIFARRETAIGPTDTGRSLHDRLAILGADLLIDNLPAILAQQLQPQPQPETGACYAHKLRKEEALIDWTQSAAEIDRRIRAFNPWPVAQTRLGEEAIRLWAATPEAQQGAREPGTVLSADKTGILVATGDGALRIGELQPAGKRAMSAADFLNARQIHGARLG comes from the coding sequence ATGCCCTCATCCCACCCACCCCTGCTGTTCGCCGGCACGCCGGAATTCGCCGTGCCCGCGCTCAAGGCCCTGCTTGCCGCCGGCTATCCGATCGCGGCCGTTTACACCCAGCCAGACCGCCCCGCCGGGCGCGGACGCAAGCCGCGGCCAAGCCCGGTCAAAGAGGCAGCGCTCGCTGCCGGATTGACCGTGGAGCAGCCCAGCACGCTAAAAGATCAGACTGTCCTAGAGCACCTGAGCGGCCATGGCGCCGCGCTGATGGTGGTCATTGCCTACGGCCTGCTGCTCCCCCGCGCGGTTCTCGAGGCACCCAGGCTCGGCTGTCTGAACATCCACGCATCCCTGCTGCCGCGCTGGCGCGGGGCCGCCCCCATCCAGCGCGCCATCCTCGCCGGCGACAGCCGCACCGGCGTGGAACTGATGCGGATGGATGCGGGGCTGGACACCGGCCCCATCTTCGCGCGGCGAGAAACCGCCATTGGCCCGACGGACACCGGGCGCAGTCTGCATGACCGTCTCGCCATCCTCGGCGCCGACCTCCTGATCGACAACCTGCCGGCCATTCTCGCGCAACAGCTTCAGCCCCAACCGCAACCGGAAACGGGCGCCTGCTACGCCCATAAGCTCCGCAAGGAGGAGGCGCTGATCGACTGGACCCAAAGCGCGGCTGAAATAGACCGACGCATTCGCGCCTTCAACCCCTGGCCAGTCGCCCAGACCCGCCTGGGCGAAGAGGCCATCCGACTGTGGGCAGCCACGCCAGAGGCGCAACAGGGCGCAAGGGAACCCGGCACCGTTCTAAGCGCCGACAAAACCGGCATCCTGGTGGCGACCGGCGACGGTGCCCTGCGCATCGGCGAGCTTCAGCCAGCAGGCAAGCGCGCCATGTCAGCGGCGGATTTTCTAAATGCCAGGCAGATTCATGGCGCGCGCCTTGGCTAA
- the def gene encoding peptide deformylase — protein MAKLEILTFPDARLRHRAEPVEQVDARVRRIVDDMLETMYAAPGIGLAAIQVGIAKRIVVIDISENHNQPVVLINPEILGREGEEEMEEGCLSVPGQFETVRRAERVRVRALNRDGEPFELETGGLLAVCIQHEVDHLEGKLFVDYLSSLKRQRIRRKLEKDQRAPRHAPPRNAATARQQAVV, from the coding sequence ATGGCGAAACTCGAAATCCTAACCTTTCCCGATGCCCGTTTACGACACCGCGCCGAGCCGGTCGAGCAGGTCGACGCGCGCGTGCGGCGCATTGTCGATGATATGCTCGAAACCATGTATGCCGCGCCCGGAATCGGCCTGGCCGCCATTCAGGTCGGCATTGCCAAGCGCATTGTGGTGATCGATATTTCGGAAAACCACAATCAACCCGTGGTCTTGATCAACCCAGAGATTCTCGGCCGCGAGGGCGAGGAGGAAATGGAAGAAGGCTGCCTGTCGGTGCCTGGCCAGTTCGAGACCGTGCGTCGCGCCGAGCGCGTGCGGGTACGCGCGCTCAACCGCGACGGCGAGCCCTTTGAGCTGGAAACCGGCGGGTTGCTCGCCGTCTGCATTCAGCACGAGGTGGACCACCTCGAGGGCAAGCTGTTTGTCGATTATCTCTCCAGCCTCAAACGCCAGCGCATCCGGCGCAAACTCGAGAAGGATCAGCGCGCTCCGCGCCACGCCCCACCACGCAATGCCGCCACCGCCCGCCAGCAGGCGGTCGTCTGA